From the genome of Alosa alosa isolate M-15738 ecotype Scorff River chromosome 18, AALO_Geno_1.1, whole genome shotgun sequence, one region includes:
- the LOC125311801 gene encoding complement C1q-like protein 2, whose amino-acid sequence MNLNFTASQVEDLRREREERRVSFSASVVTSGAANIGPFSAATTLIYRNVISNIGNCYNKNTGVFTALVRGVYHFDVSLLGQGHASTAAAVTLHKNGEHVAIAYTHTPSHWTSSSNGASLLLEVGDVVYVNLRAHAWVYDNTERYTTFSGHLLFTM is encoded by the exons ATGAATCTGAACTTCACGGCAAGCCAAGTGGAGGacctgaggagggagagagaggagaggagggtatCTTTCTCTGCCTCAGTGGTAACATCTGGTGCTGCAAATATAGGACCCTTTTCAGCTGCAACTACTCTGATCTACAGAAATGTCATATCCAACATTGgcaactgctacaacaaaaacACAG GTGTCTTCACAGCTCTAGTTCGAGGGGTCTACCACTTTGATGTATCTCTTTTAGGACAGGGTCATGCATCCACAGCTGCAGCAGTCACCCTACATAAAAATGGAGAGCATGTTGCCATtgcttacactcacacaccaagCCACTGGACCAGCTCTTCTAACGGAGCTTCTCTGCTGCTGGAGGTGGGAGATGTTGTCTATGTAAACCTGAGGGCTCATGCGTGGGTGTATGATAATACGGAACGCTACACCACCTTCTCTGGCCACCTGCTCTTCACCATGTGA